The Osmia bicornis bicornis chromosome 12, iOsmBic2.1, whole genome shotgun sequence genome includes a region encoding these proteins:
- the LOC114880334 gene encoding E3 ubiquitin-protein ligase Ubr3 isoform X2 — translation MASTSNSSVQSLMNKGKRDAAAYIHAECSKLPLDSGCPEPLTELLDVLLNPSKAIDDWETIDWCKWLMAGGRTPDEFSNTVRMYDNATTCGLVWTPNFVAYRCRTCGISPCMSLCTECFKKGNHYSHDFNMFLSQAGGACDCGDASVMKEIGFCDRHGPKAAVDKSTAPSDLMCVAEVMMPRIILRLIQHLRENCKAGGSDFRVVIQNADGYLTMLLDLNKMGALMRHVMTSALTNPQKYRRLMDPTISTGQPEYDSYCQDSNQIYQDAMKSLPNPEPPDEYKECASLQENLEHTTFLEELMFWTVAYEFPQKLVCLLLNMLPDPDYKEALTRAFVLHYSRISMMLERSPDPDTLSNKIVHVSVQLFSNESLALRMVDQLKLLHVMVIALKYMMSKILIQNTLHDPDKNFHYVVDCERQVMKEHCYWPIVSDLNNVLSHKPIAVRFMSDDTLLEMWFDFLSMFQGMNVNQRELSQHVEYESNTYYAAFSAELEASAYPMWALVSHLRGPESATFTRRVLTFCLTALQDWLDAINFTHPNVNDSLQVSFHLPLHRYFAVFMCQAVRQQGAVLNDLLPPTDMLHLLMMHPLRVQVAFYEIVNGLWVRNGLQIKGQIMTYIQCNFCNSMVDADLYLLQVCATKLQPDIFLKTVIEKFHIKEEMSLCLYRTSQSEYLDADHETPMLESCLTFLATLVNVRTNLGLSDPEMSRLEMVTLLCMGDKTHSQLMELMPERCGSTQNRDFEAVLADVAVYRAPNLEASGNMQQGMYGPQPRVWEELFDPLHVLLRVAQKGDFQMSMDRFTEYVKQSGKLKNSATPWPPFRHPAPVSPAYDDPRIVLRSRVFHAMILIILYKAVYGHNISEHVMALTIYLLEMAVVTAEIPDKSLNPLCQYNRDESSRVIKDMDLSGWYKSDNLSENLRTMISQVILVQESESNSSDSEFEWEIPGDMTEVGTSLMLNDGTDELSLEVLASLDGIIVRSSSPIPGLPQANDQYRMTIVPDDGIVAISDANSEDDLIPLQRALPPSTEESMALALESPPLPNNIGGQPALPPAPHRPAVMAGNGNVIIAAAQSAYSRLSNSRVTTTEIVPSTSNSHKHFKRRDAQGGPLQPQTVKVGESIISLLLKLHSQLSGVPDSYNPEQSGMSDNEASSSTAAEPKECRIGDGPFFIAQLLNKIANLDPMCKDAINEARNKLWPRMQECEYKQREKEHREREERRRRAKERQQKLMAEFANKRKQFMEKAMKTGGKQIFSDEAGVSSMDWDQEENTAKLTSKKEYDCVICNQTSPSTEDKPMGLVVLVQATSVIGHERQQTERLPLPTSDDDPPIPKDDTRGAYFDRRMDELNRHFDTASWLLSVNLGWEGGVHVQTCGHHLHLDCLKSYLQSLRNQQRQQSLAVDSGEYLCPLCRQLANSFLPLSPQLGECAAVVQSRHASSGTILLELNNLLKEIQRNPISTNLAMAMGKAMEDMTSCTYLKYKQKNCSPSHQSLFLFVTSIARTNFEVELVQRGGSLCISPPTTIPLTPKRDCIVALLHVLAMHARVLTVWPVHHTWQQLSGLPTEPAAPLALTLHEKEVPLLLRDPTALLIQFILLLPLHMDQTYFSSVVKVIYNLLYYQVIVQISCGLTQAQRNTILRREYVERAPMSSETMLYRIIQYFNDSSLYRSDDIVYKPSTSSSNSYAGIKMHSIEQQIQSMCLPFLRIAALLRYHLYEEPLPLVRIPQTEFVRLVYYLELVSEGMDWNVFNSTVALNWQDSEASFTVPRLWCDQFLAFLNRSDVARNLIMEQHISWQVPKLLSLPREYEKIFTYYHERQCRQGHSIPQEISICLLCGAIVCLRQNCCKQMNVCEVVQHSIDCGGGTGIYLVVTSTYIVVIRGRRVCLWGSLYLDDFEEEDRDLKRGKPLYLSQDRYQLLEQQWLAHRFDHTKKTWVWHRDIL, via the exons ATGGCCTCAACTTCTAACAGCTCAGTTCAATCACTGATGAACAAGGGCAAACGTGATGCAGCTGCTTATATTCATGCAGAATGTAGCAAATTACCCCTTGACAGTGGCTGCCCAGAACCTCTTACTGAACTATTGGATGTTCTTTTAAATCCTAGTAAAGCGATCGACGACTGGGAGACCATTGACTGGTGTAAGTGGTTAATGGCTGGTGGTCGTACGCCAGATGAATTTTCCAACACAG taAGAATGTATGACAATGCTACAACATGTGGACTAGTTTGGACACCAAATTTTGTAGCTTACCGTTGTCGTACTTGTGGTATATCACCATGCATGTCTTTATGTACTGAATGCTTTAAAAAGGGCAATCATTATAGCCATGACTTCAACATGTTTCTCAGCCAAGCAGGAGGTGCATGCGATTGCGGTGATGCATCTGTTATGAAAGAAATAGG ATTTTGTGATAGACACGGCCCAAAAGCTGCTGTAGATAAGTCGACTGCACCTTCAGATTTGATGTGTGTAGCAGAAGTAATGATGCCTAGAATAATTCTTCGACTTATTCAACATTTACGCGAAAATTG TAAAGCAGGTGGCTCAGACTTTAGGGTTGTTATCCAAAATGCAGACGGATATTTAACCATGCTTCTTGATTTAAATAAGATGGGTGCATTGATGAGGCATGTCATGACATCGGCGCTTACAAATCCACAGAAGTATAGACGCCTTATGGATCCTACTATTTCAACTGGACAGCCAGAGTATGATAGTTATTGTCAGGATAGCAATCAAATATATCAAGATGCAATGAAATCTTTACCAAATCCAGAACCACCCGATGAATATAAAG AATGTGCATCGTTACAAGAGAACTTAGAACATACTACTTTCCTAGAAGAATTAATGTTCTGGACAGTTGCTTATGAATTTCCACAAAAATTAGTTTGCCTACTGTTAAATATGTTACCAGATCCAGATTATAAAGAAGCACTTACTCGTGCATTCGTATTGCATTATAGTAGAATTTCAATGATGCTTGAACGTTCACCAGATCCTGATACTTTGAGTAATAAAATAGTTCATGTCAGTGTACAG cTATTTAGTAACGAAAGTCTAGCGCTAAGAATGGTGGATCAATTAAAATTGCTTCACGTCATGGTTATTGCATTAAAGTACATGATGAGTAAGATATTAATTCAGAATACTTTACATG ATCCAGATAAAAATTTTCACTATGTAGTAGACTGTGAACGACAAGTGATGAAGGAACATTGTTATTGGCCAATTGTATCAGACTTAAATAATGTTCTTTCGCATAAGCCTATAGCTGTTAGGTTTATGAGCGATGATACACTTCTAGAAATGTGGTTTGACTTCCTGTCTATGTTTCAAG GAATGAATGTGAATCAGCGAGAACTAAGCCAACACGTTGAGTACGAGTCTAACACATACTATGCGGCGTTCAGTGCCGAGTTAGAGGCTAGTGCATATCCGATGTGGGCTTTAGTCTCCCATTTGCGTGGACCTGAAAGTGCAACTTTCACTCGTCGGGTTCTTACATTTTGTCTCACGGCGTTACAAGATTGGTTAGATGCTATAAATTTCACTCATCCAAATGTG AATGATAGTTTACAAGTGTCGTTTCATCTTCCACTTCATCGGTACTTCGCTGTTTTTATGTGTCAAGCAGTGCGTCAACAAGGGGCTGTACTTAACGATTTATTACCACCAACCGATATGTTACACCTTCTGATGATGCATCCTTTGCGAGTTCAG GTGGCCTTCTATGAAATTGTAAATGGACTGTGGGTGCGAAATGGGTTGCAAATAAAGGGTCAGATAATGACATATATACAgtgtaatttttgtaattctaTGGTAGATGCAGATCTTTATCTTCTACAAGTCTGTGCAACCAAGTTACAACCAGACATCTTTCTAAAAACAGTCAttgaaaa gTTTCACATTAAGGAAGAAATGAGCCTTTGTTTATACAGAACATCTCAAAGTGAATACTTAGATGCAGACCATGAGACACCTATGCTAGAAAGTTGTTTGACATTCTTAGCTACATTGGTTAATGTTAGAACAAATCTAG gtttATCTGATCCTGAAATGTCTCGCTTAGAAATGGTCACTCTATTATGTATGGGCGATAAAACTCACAGTCAGCTAATGGAATTAATGCCAGAACGTTGTGGCAGTACTCAAAATAGAGATTTTGAAGCTGTATTAGCTGATGTAGCAGTATACAGAGCACCTAATCTTGAAGCTAGCGGAAATATGCAACAGGGGATGTACGGTCCTCAACCCCGTGTTTGGGAGGAATTATTTGACCCGTTACATGTCTTGCTAAGAGTAGCACAAAAAGGGGATTTCCAGATGTCAATGGATCGTTTTACCGAATA TGTAAAGCAGTCaggtaaattgaaaaatagcGCAACGCCATGGCCACCATTTAGGCACCCCGCTCCTGTTTCACCTGCCTACGATGATCCACGAATTGTATTAAGATCTAGAGTTTTTCATGcaatgattttaataattttgtataaagCTGTGTATGGACATAACATATCAGAACATGTAATGGCGCTGACTATTTATTTACTAGAAATGGCAGTAGTTACTGCAGAGATACCTGACAAATCT tTGAATCCTTTGTGTCAGTATAATAGAGATGAATCATCTCGGGTAATAAAAGATATGGATTTATCTGGTTGGTACAAGAGTGATAATTTGTCTGAGAACCTGAGGACAATGATATCTCAAGTTATTTTAGTCCAAGAATCCGAGTCAAATAGCTCAGACA gTGAATTTGAATGGGAAATTCCGGGAGACATGACTGAAGTTGGAACTTCACTCATGTTGAATGATGGAACAGATGAACTTTCTTTAGAAGTTTTGGCATCTTTAGATGGTATTATCGTGCGTAGCTCTTCTCCTATACCTGGTTTACCACAAGCAAACG ACCAGTATCGTATGACTATTGTACCTGACGATGGAATCGTTGCTATATCAGATGCTAATAGTGAAGATGATTTAATACCTCTACAAAGAGCTTTGCCACCATCCACCGAAGAATCCATGGCCCTTGCCCTTGAATCACCTCCTTTACCAAACA ACATCGGAGGACAACCTGCGTTACCACCTGCGCCTCATCGGCCCGCTGTTATGGCTGGTAATGGTAATGTAATAATAGCCGCTGCTCAAAGTGCGTACTCACGATTAAGTAATTCGAGAGTGACAACGACAGAAATTGTACCATCTACATCGAATTCTCACAAACACTTCAAAAGGAGAGATGCACAa ggTGGCCCATTACAACCACAAACAGTAAAAGTGGGCGAGAGTATAATTTCGTTGTTATTGAAATTACATTCACAGCTATCAGGTGTACCGGATAGTTACAATCCCGAACAAAGTGGAATGTCAGATAACGAAGCCAGTAGTAGTACAGCTGCAGAACCAAAAGAGTGTAGGATCGGTGACGGACCATTCTTTATCGCGCAGCTACTAAATAAAATAGCAAATTTAGATCCGATGTGTAAGGATGCTATAAACGAAGCTAGAAACAAATTATGGCCTCGTATGCAAGAGTGTGAATACAAGCAACGAGAGAAGGAACATCGGGAAAGAGAGGAGAGACGAAGGCGGGCAAAAGAAAGGCAGCAAAAATTAATGGCTGAATTTGCCAATAAACGAAAACAGTTCATGGAAAAAGCTATGAAAACAG GAggaaaacaaatattttcagaTGAGGCAGGAGTATCTAGTATGGATTGGGATCAAGAAGAAAATACAGCTAAATTGACTAGCAAGAAGGAATACGATTGCGTTATTTGCAATCAAACTAGTCCTAGTACTGAAGATAAACCTATGGGTCTTGTTGTATTGGTTCAGGCAACAAGTGTTATTGGTCATGAGCGACAGCAAACAGAGAGATTACCATTACCTACTTCCGACGATGACCCTCCTATACCAAAGGATGATACACGGGGTGCCTATTTTGATCGTAGAATGGATGAACTAAATCGTCATTTCGAtact GCTTCCTGGCTGTTATCCGTCAATTTAGGGTGGGAAGGTGGAGTTCACGTTCAAACATGTGGACACCATTTACATTTAGATTGTTTGAAATCATATTTACAATCCCTTCGCAATCAACAAAGGCAGCAAAGTCTAGCAGTGGATAGCGGGGAATATCTATGCCCGCTTTGTCGTCAGTTAGCAAACTCATTTCTTCCACTTTCTCCGCAGTTAGGAGAATGTGCAGCAGTTGTACAATCTCGTCATGCCTCTTCTGGCACGATACTTTTGgagttaaataatttgttgaaAGAGATACAACGAAATCCA ATCTCGACGAATTTAGCCATGGCAATGGGCAAAGCCATGGAGGATATGACGAGTTGCACATACTTAAAGTATAAACAAAAGAACTGTTCTCCTAGTCACCAAAGTTTGTTCCTTTTCGTAACTTCTATAGCTCGAACTAATTTCGAAGTTGAACTCGTTCAGCGTGGTGGATCGTTGTGTATCTCTCCGCCCACGACGATACCTTTAACACCAAAACGTGATTGCATTG ttGCACTTCTTCATGTTCTGGCAATGCATGCAAGAGTATTGACAGTGTGGCCTGTACATCATACTTGGCAGCAATTATCTGGACTACCTACCGAACCAGCAGCTCCACTTGCGTTAACGTTACACGAGAAAGAAGTTCCTTTACTCCTCAGAGATCCAACTGCTCTACTTATACAGTTTATATTATTACTTCCTTTGCACATGGATCAAA cgTATTTCTCTAGTGTGGTAAAGGTAATCTACAACTTATTGTACTATCAGGTAATAGTACAAATAAGCTGTGGTCTCACGCAAGCACAAAGAAATACAATCTTAAGGAGAGAATATGTCGAACGCGCTCCCATGTCTTCGGAAACTATGCTCTACAGAATAATCCAATATTTCAACGACAGCTCGCTCTATCGTTCGGATGATATCGTATACAAACCATCGACATCATCGTCAAATTCGTACGCAGGAATTAAAATGCATAGTATCGAGCAACAG ATACAATCTATGTGTTTACCATTCCTACGAATAGCTGCATTGCTCCGTTATCATTTGTACGAAGAACCATTGCCTTTAGTTAGGATACCACAGACTGAATTTGTGAGATTAGTATATTATTTGGAATTAGTGTCGGAGGGTATGGATTGGAATGTCTTTAATTCCACGGTAGCTTTGAATTGGCAAGATTCAGAAGCAAGTTTCACGGTACCACGTTTATGGTGTGACCAGTTTCTGGCTTTCTTGAATCGAAGTGACGTAGCTAGAAATTTGATAATGGAGCAACACATATCGTGGCAGGTACCGAAGTTACTTAGTCTTCCAAGGGAATACGAGAAGATTTTCACA TATTATCATGAACGACAGTGCCGTCAAGGTCACTCGATTCCCCAAGAGATTAGTATCTGTTTGTTATGTGGTGCCATTGTTTGTCTGAGACAAAACTGTTGCAAACAGATGAATGTATGTGAAGTTGTTCAA CATTCAATTGACTGCGGAGGTGGTACTGGTATATATTTAGTTGTAACATCAACTTATATCGTTGTAATACGGGGTCGGCGAGTTTGTTTATGGGGATCTTTGTATCTCGATGATTTTGAAGAGGAAGATAGAGATCTGAA ACGCGGAAAACCATTATACCTAAGTCAAGATAGATATCAATTACTCGAACAACAGTGGTTAGCGCATAGGTTTGATCATACGAAAAAAACATGGGTATGGCATCGTGACATACTGTGA